A part of Cryptococcus gattii WM276 chromosome G, complete sequence genomic DNA contains:
- a CDS encoding uncharacterized protein (Similar to TIGR gene model, INSD accession AAW44441.1) — translation MTFPRLISTLVVGGGPAGIVSLKYTSEYGEAWSSDEEPLLIEMEPEIGGTFRWRGYQNAELVSSKQLTCFSDFRYPLDSPDHPSLPNFVEYLNRYIDHFNLRHLIRTSTKLISLDYASSDSKDLYKHRATIQPLDDNGLPQGDPLIVLAKRVIITTGLHVTPNIPLIPGLNSTPCIPEPPKWIHSSAYKSRDQLQGKKVLVLGCGETGMDVGYEAIMAPAKKVWLGVRTGFLSFPKLFETAYVHPWVAASHIRWFISDLVIKRVLWVLTGTMAGCNQWAGELPPDRQGRAYIFLNKSAKAMQFINRPFYSLSPIHRWFAHYIDPPSPPGDPKIDIVPFPQGFDFEGRAIFPPPPEHRRKETAWKYECKPDLVVLCTGYRQDWSWLGEGYPRGPEDCEIRGITSAKDRSVAFIGFVRPGVGAIPPIAEMQAQLFILLAEKRIPIPVSPETYHLLHSPTSRIQYGVDYSTYMSTLAKDIGSAPGLLKLWWEYGSFVLFVYCFGAAFPTFYRLTGPFKVAKAKGIVETELWDTIKRRGVVGNIFMGVIPMVFYAYLNLGAYILELVWKVVTPIFDLPASPLEFFQEKSITVKSK, via the exons ATGACTTTCCCAAGGCTAATATCCACCCTCGTCGTCGGAGGTGGTCCTGCAGGTATCGTCTCGCTCAAGTATACCAGCGAGTATGGAGAAGCGTGGTCCTCGGACGAGGAGCCGTTGCTCATAGAGATGGAGCCTGAAATTGGGGGTACTTTTAG ATGGAGAGGTTATCAAAACGCGGAGCTGGTAAGCTCAAAACAGTTAACTTGTTTCTCCGACTTCCGGTACCCTCTGGACTCTCCTGATCACCCTTCATTGCCCAACTTTGTGGAGTATCTCAACCGTTACATCGATCACTTCAATTTACGGCATCTGATTCGTACATCCACCAAGCTTATCTCCCTCGATTATGCTTCATCAGATAGTAAAGATCTCTATAAGCATCGGGCTACTATCCAGCCGCTCGACGATAATGGGCTTCCCCAAGGAGATCCCCTCATCGTCCTGGCCAAAAGAGTGATCATCACCACCGGTCTACATGTCACTCCCAACATTCCCCTTATACCGGGGCTCAACTCGACACCTTGTATCCCCGAACCACCAAAATGGATCCATTCTTCTGCCTACAAATCTCGAGATCAGTTGCAAGGCAAAAAAGTACTCGTGCTGGGATGTGGGGAAACAGGGATGGATGTAGGGTACGAAGCGATAATGGCCCCTGCAAAGAAGGTATGGTTAGGTGTCCGAACCGGTTTCTTGTCATTCCCTAAA CTCTTTGAGACTGCCTATGTTCATCCATGGGTGGCAGCATCCCATATCAGATGGTTCATCTCTGACCTGGTCATTAAGCGTGTTCTCTGGGTACTCACAGGTACTATGGCCGGATGTAACCAGTGGGCTGGAGAGCTTCCCCCTGATAGACAAGGACGTGCATACATCTTTCTTAACAAATCCGCGAAGGCGATGCAATTTATCAATCGACCATTTTACTCTCTTTCACCTATCCATCGCTGGTTCGCGCATTATATCGACCCTCCTTCACCGCCTGGTGATCCAAAAATCGACATCGTTCCCTTCCCACAAGGGTTTGACTTTGAAGGAAGGGCGATCTTTCCCCCCCCGCCGGAACATAGAAGAAAAGAGACTGCATGGAAATACGAGTGTAAACCCGACTTGGTGGTGTTGTGTACTGGATACAGACAGGATTGGAGCTGGCTGGGTGAAGGCTACCCAAGAGGTCCCGAGGATTGTGAAATCAGAGGGATCACCAGTGCGAAAGACCGGAGTGTTGCGTTCATCGGATTCGTCAGACCTGGTGTTG GTGCTATTCCTCCCATAGCAGAGATGCAAGCCCAACTCTTTATACTTCTGGCTGAAAAACGTATTCCAATTCCTGTTTCACCAGAGACATACCATCTCCTGCACTCGCCTACATCGCGTATCCAATACGGCGTCGACTATTCTACCTACATGTCAACTCTTGCAAAAGACATTGGCTCCGCTCCGGGATTGTTGAAATTATGGTGGGAATACGGATCGTTCGTCTTATTCGTATACTG TTTTGGAGCAGCGTTTCCCACGTTCTACAGACTTACAGGACCTTTCAAAGTCGCCAAGGCAAAGGGTATCGTAGAGACGGAGCTTTGGGATACCATCAAGAGACGTGGCGTGGTTGGAAATATATTCATGGGTGTCATCCCTATG GTATTTTATGCCTACCTCAATTTGGGGGCATATATCCTTGAGTTAGTCTGGAAGGTTGTGACGCCCATTTTTGATTTACCCGCGTCACCTTTGGAATTTTTTCAAGAGAAATCAATCACTGTCAAGTCGAAGTGA
- a CDS encoding Transcription initiation factor iia small chain, putative (Similar to TIGR gene model, INSD accession AAW44439.1), whose amino-acid sequence MSAGQTYYEFYRGSRHVGIGTALTDALDELITQGDIPPQLAMRVLQQFDKSLTECLQKGVKNKTTIKGHLSTYRLCDDVWTFVVKDPQFKMEGVGAGSEMVTGSKIKIVACKSGDAADGKKAGARE is encoded by the exons ATGTCAGCTGGTCAGACATACTACGAATTTTACCGAGGATCCAGGCATGTCGG TATTGGGACAGCCCTTACGGATGCGCTTGATGAATTGATCACACAAGGCGATATTCCCCCGCAACTGGCTATGCGGGTACTTCAGCAA TTTGACAAATCCCTGACTGAATGTCTTCAAAAAGGTGTGAAGAATAAGACCACGATCAAAGGTCATCTTTCAACTTATAGACTATGTGATGATGTGTGGACATTCGTTGTAAAGGATCCTCAATTCAAGATGGAAGGTGTTGGCGCCGG GTCTGAAATGGTCACCGGATccaagatcaagatagTAGCGTGCAAGAGCGGAGATGCTGCAGATGGCAAGAAAGCCGGCGCAAGAGAATAA
- a CDS encoding Allantoate permease, putative (Similar to TIGR gene model, INSD accession AAW44437.1), translating to MSGPLTEEKVYAMGSQEAAVSYFEGQQETESLKRVESARSHVLDDSGKSEGISFDDLPIIDVTPEDNRRVLRKLDCLLLPLTMIAYTLQYIDRSAMSYAAVFTFRTDLHLIGAQYSWLGSCFFIGYLFFEFPGSYILQRFPLSKVMGTSIVIWGGLLMCMAAPRSFGGAAAIRILLGCSEALVTPGFVLLISRFYKREEQPLRVGLWYCCNGLGSFIGALVSFGIGHIHVDNIPNWAWIFIFNGAITVIFGIIFLLLCPENPQTCKILYAHEKRIALERVRTNRSSLGSKTIKWYQVKEALCPWICPQGWSYFFIVMSLSLPNGGIGNFLHLILQSYGYTAFQTILMGLPQGVLQVLFPLSGAIIARKVPNARLYVLMAYMLPSLVGVIIQYKTRNGGALLFGYYILGSYVASLGICIAAPGANVAGYTKRIILGAMVFIAYALGNIAGHFFWKSAESPPYRSGMLACMVCFAATIPMGFCLRCYYVYENKRRDSLQAEMGKGTENDQGDFSDRTDVENLSFRYAL from the exons ATGAGCGGGCCATTAACTGAAGAAAAGGTATACGCTATGGGATCCCAAGAGGCGGCTGTGTCATACTTCGAGGGACAGCAGGAAACGGAGAGTTTAAAAAGAGTAGAGTCAGCGCGTTCTCATGTGCTTGACGACTCGGGAAAGAGTGAAGGAATCTCTTTTGATGACTTACCTATCATCGATGTCACGCCCGAGGACAACAGGAGAGTGCTTCGAAAGTTGGACTGT TTACTGTTGCCGCTTACCATGATTGCCTACACATTACAGTACATTGACCGAAGTGCTATGAGTTATGCTGCAGTTTTTACTTTTCGCACAGATCTCCACCTCATAGGGGCGCAATATTCTTGGTTAGGAAGTTGTTTCTTCATTGGTTATCTGTTCTTTGAATTCCCTGGATC ATACATCCTGCAACGTTTTCCTCTCTCGAAAGTTATGGGAACATCAATTGTCATATGGGGCGGTCTCCTGATGTGCATGGCTGCCCCTCGTTCTTTCGGAGGTGCCGCTGCTATCCGTATTCTGTTGGGCTGCTCCGAAGCTCTCGTCACCCCTGGTTtcgttcttctcatcaGTCGATTCTACAAACGCGAGGAACAGCCTTTACGAGTCGGTTTATGGTATTGCTGTAATGGGCTGGGATCTTTTATCGGCGCGTTGGTTAGTTTTGGGATAGGACATATCCATGTGGACAACATTCCCAACTGGGCCTGGattttcatcttcaa TGGTGCCATCACCGTCATCTTTGGCATTatctttctccttctctgccCTGAAAACCCTCAAACATGCAAGATTCTTTATGCTCACGAGAAACGCATAGCGTTGGAGCGTGTAAGAACCAACAGGTCATCCTTGGGCAGCAAGACAATCAAATGGTATCAAGTCAAGGAAGCACTTTGTCCTTGGATCTGCCCACAAGGGTGGTCTTATTTTTTCATAGTCATGTCTCTCAGTTTACCTAACGGCGGTATTGGCAATTTCCTTCATTTGATT CTTCAATCATACGGATACACCGCTTTCCAAACCATCCTTATGGGTCTTCCACAGGGTGTCTTACAGGtcctcttccccctctCTGGCGCCATCATCGCTCGAAAAGTCCCCAATGCCCGACTCTACGTCCTCATGGCGTATATGCTCCCCAGTTTGGTCGGCGTTATCATCCAATATAAGACGCGTAACGGCGGTGCTCTTT TGTTTGGTTACTACATCCTCGGATCATACGTCGCTTCCCTCGGTATCTGCATCGCTGCCCCAGGCGCTAACGTCGCCGGCTACACCAAACGAATCATCCTGGGCGCCATGGTCTTCATCGCCTACGCCCTTGGCAACATCGCCGGTCACTTCTTCTGGAAATCGGCCGAATCTCCGCCCTACCGTAGTGGAATGCTCGCTTGTATGGTCTGTTTTGCAGCAACGATCCCGATGGGGTTTTGCCTGAGGTGTTATTATGTGTACGAGAATAAGAGGAGGGATAGCTTACAAGCGGAAATGGGGAAGGGGACGGAGAATGACCAGGGGGATTTTTCGGATAGAACAGATGTGGAGAATTTGTCATTTAGGTATGCCCTTTAA
- a CDS encoding Acylglycerone-phosphate reductase, putative (Similar to TIGR gene model, INSD accession AAW44443.1), giving the protein MVLDITDEKNIAQVVQSVSETTGGRLDVLVNTAGIDTLCPLLDTSLPALREVLETNTIGPLALIQAFTPLLIKAANEPVFGTNQVRQSIIVNMGSLAKVGFAWKGGYSMSKAALECMTEVLRLEMMPLGVKVINCHIGTVNTDMYFNQKIFDTKSPNPTPYYPNFSIIADNMTKDSQKAESIIMKADKAGQDIANVINKVNPPGFIRAGSYGALFDWVAAILDFIGLNDWFWGRQFYTHLVPKPDTKKTV; this is encoded by the exons ATGGTTCTGGATATCACAGACGAGAAGAATATTGCACAAGTAGTACAGTCTGTTTCCGAGACAACGGGTGGTCGCCTTGATGTCCTCGTTAATACT GCGGGCATTGATACCCTCTGTCCCCTCCTCGACACTTCTCTCCCTGCCCTTCGGGAGGTCCTTGAAACTAACACCATAGGCCCTCTCGCTCTTATCCAGGCCTTTACCCCCCTCCTCATCAAGGCCGCCAACGAGCCTGTCTTTGGTACAAATCAAGTCCGCCAAAGCATCATCGTCAACATGGGCAGTCTCGCCAAGGTCGGTTTTGCTTGGAAAGGTGGATATAGTATGAGTAAAGCGGCTTTAGAGTGTATGACAGAGGTTTTGAGGTTGGAGATGATGCCCTTGGGTGTGAAGGTTATCAATTGCCATATTG GAACCGTCAACACGGATATGTACTTTAACCAAAAGATCTTCGACACCAAATCCCCAAACCCCACGCCTTATTATCCCAACTTCTCGATAATCGCCGATAACATGACAAAAGACTCACAAAAGGCTGAAAGTATTATCATGAAAGCCGATAAGGCTGGGCAAGATATCGCAAACGTCATTAACAAGGTCAATCCTCCAGGATTTATCAGAGCGGGCAGTTATGGTGCGCTCTTTGATTGGGTTGCGGCGATCCTTGATTTTATTGGATTGAATGATTGGTTCTGGGGCAGACAGTTCTATACTCATTTGGTGCCAAAGCCAGACACTAAGAAGACCGTTTGA
- a CDS encoding Coatomer alpha subunit, putative (Similar to TIGR gene model, INSD accession AAW44444.1), translating into MQMLTKFESKSPRVKGIAFHPKQPLLAASLHNGTIQLWNYQMGTLVDRYDEHDGPVRGICFHPTQPIFCSGGDDYKIKVWNYKQRKCLFTLTGHLDYVRTVFFHREYPWIISASDDQTIRIWNWQSRTCIAILTGHNHYIMCAQFHPWDDLVISASMDLTVRVWDISGLRKKNQASQAPMSAEEQIARASQGQADLFGNTDAVVKYVLEGHDRGVNWASFHPTLPLIVSCGDDRQVKLWRMSETKAWEVDSCRGHFNNVSMTMFHPKHELILSASEDKTIRAWDMTKRTAVQTFRREHDRFWVLTAHPELNLFAAGHDNGLIVFKLERERPPFSLSGNQLFYIKDKVVRMADISSGNSQGICSVRKFGSQYIPPRTLSYNPAERAVIVTSPSDNGIYELITLPKSTAPTAQDGRDVPSDGKKGTGFCALFVARNRFAVLDKGAQNIEIKDLSNSITKTIKCPVQTSEIFYGGTASLLLATPSSVVLFDIQQQKVIAEINTPPVKYIVWSTDGNMVALLSKHTITIANKSLSQSALIHETIRIKSAAWDDSGVLIYTTLNHIKYALPQGDNGIIKTLEQPVYLTRVKGSVVHCLDRSAKPQAINIDPAEYRFKLALTRKNYDEVLHIIRNSNLVGQSIIGYLQKKGYPEIALHFVQDEQTRFDLAIECGNLAVALEMARAVDRHDVWERLGAAALQQGNHQIVETAYQKTRNFDKLSFLYLITGNTQKLGMMQVIAGKRGDNMSRFQNSLYLGDVRSRVLVLRETGQYPLAYYTAKTNGLDDLALEILDEAGLTEDDLPPPPQSSGHSSLAPPPIVFSQSDSNWPLKDLGESFFDRALANGGVDVLLGGEESGEQLDAWAADVPVEEDEVEDEAADEDEGWDLDANVEVPDVEEEFEGEEVLAEVDLSQGVEPGASEDEIWQNNSALAIDHAAAGAFESAMLLLNKQVGVVNFEPLKPLFLQAYQHSHVYVPANASLPPLRLNVRRNPETAELRDALPAVPLNYNELKATEVADANKYFARGKFVEALATFKSVLSKLLLVVVESEEDAEEIKELVTSCREYVIGLTMEVERRRIAVQDPENVVRNLELAAYFTHCELATQHTQLALRSAMKVFSDAGNTATAAVFARRLIETQPSQAVLTQARAVVSRGQRNPRDVHEIAYDQNTPFNICAATHSPIYEGSSYEESAYSGAKYLPEYKGTVCLVDGLSQVGLAGSGLRNTV; encoded by the exons ATGCAGATGCTCACAAAG TTTGAAAGCAAGTCCCCAAGAGTTAAGGGCATAGCCTTTC ACCCAAAGCAGCCCTTGCTCGCTGCGTCTTTGCATAATGGAACAATCCAGCTATGGAATTACCAGATGGGTACTCTGGTAGACCGATATGATGAGCATGATG GCCCTGTTCGAGGTATCTGCTTCCATCCCACTCAACCGATCTTCTGTTCCGGTGGTGATGACTACAAGATTAAGGTGTGGAATTACAAACAAAGAAAATGCCTCTTTACTCTGACTGGCC ATCTGGACTATGTCCGAACTGTTTTCTTCCATCGGGAATACCCTTGGATCATCTCTGCCTCCGACGACCAGACTATCAGGATTTGGAACTGGCAATCTAGAACTTGTATTGCCATCCTTACCGGGCACAACCACTACATCATGTGCGCCCAATTCCACCCCTGGGACGACCTGGTCATCTCCGCCTCTATGGACCTTACCGTCCGTGTATGGGACATCTCCGGTCTCCGTAAGAAAAACCAAGCTTCTCAAGCTCCCATGTCTGCCGAAGAACAAATCGCCCGTGCCAGCCAGGGTCAAGCTGACTTGTTTGGCAACACGGATGCTGTAGTCAAGTATGTCCTCGAGGGCCACGACCGAGGTGTCAATTGGGCTTCATTCCATCCTACCCTTCCCCTCATCGTCTCTTGTGGTGACGATCGCCAAGTCAAGCTTTGGCGTATGTCTGAAACCAAAGCCTGGGAAGTGGACAGCTGCAGAGGTCACTTCAACAACGTCTCCATGACTATGTTCCACCCCAAGCACGAGTTGATTCTGAGTGCGAGTGAGGACAAAACTATCAGGGCTTGGGATATGACGAAAAGAACAGCCGTCCAGACGTTTAGACGAGAGCACGATAGGTTTTGGGTGTTGACTGCCCACCCCGAGCTCAACTTGTTTGCTGCTGGTCACGACAACGGTCTGATAGTCTTTAAGCTGGAGCGAGAGCGTCCTCCCTTCTCTTTATCTGGCAATCAACTTTTCTACATCAAGGACAAGGTTGTCCGCATGGCCGATATCTCTAGCGGTAACAGCCAAGGCATCTGTTCTGTCCGCAAGTTTGGCTCCCAATACATCCCTCCTCGGACCCTCAGCTACAATCCGGCTGAGCGAGCCGTTATCGTGACCTCTCCTTCCGATAACGGTATCTACGAACTCATCACTCTGCCCAAGTCTACTGCGCCTACTGCTCAGGATGGGAGGGATGTGCCTTCAGACGGTAAGAAGGGTACTGGGTTCTGTGCGCTCTTTGTGGCAAGGAACAGGTTTGCGGTCCTCGACAAGGGGGCCCAGAACATTGAGATCAAAGATCTTTCTAACTCTATCACTAAGACTATCAAATGCCCTGTACAGACCTCCGAGATCTTTTACGGCGGTACCGCCTCCCTTTTGCTGGCCACGCCTTCCTCTGTTGTCCTTTTCGACATTCAGCAGCAAAAGGTTATTGCTGAGATCAATACCCCTCCCGTCAAGTACATAGTATGGAGCACGGACGGTAACATGGTGGCCCTCTTGAGCAAGCACACAATCACTATTGCCAACAAGTCTCTTTCTCAGAGCGCTCTTATCCACGAGACTATTCGAATCAAGTCTGCCGCTTGGGATGACAGCGGTGTGCTTATTTACACCACTTTGAACCACATCAAGTACGCTCTTCCTCAAGGTGATAACGGTATCATCAAGACCCTTGAGCAGCCTGTGTATCTCACTCGAGTTAAGGGTTCTGTCGTTCACTGTCTAGACCGTTCCGCCAAGCCACAAGCTATTAATATTGACCCTGCCGAGTACCGATTCAAGCTTGCCCTTACCCGTAAGAACTATGATGAAGTCTTACATATCATTCGAAACAGCAACCTTGTTGGTCAAAGCATCATTGGTTATCTTCAGAAGAAAGGGTATCCCGAGATCGCTCTCCACTTTGTGCAAGATGAACAGACTAGGTTCGATCTCGCTATTGAATGTGGTAACTTAGCGGTTGCTTTGGAGATGGCCAGGGCTGTTGATAGGCACGATGTCTGGGAGAGACTGGGTGCGGCGGCCTTACAGCAGGGTAACCACCAA ATTGTCGAGACCGCGTATCAGAAGACTAGGAACTTCGACAAGCTCTCCTTCCTCTACTTGATCACCGGCAACACACAGAAGCTTGGTATGATGCAAGTCATCGCTGGCAAGCGGGGCGACAATATGTCTAGATTTCAAAATTCTTTGTACCTCGGTGATGTTCGATCCCGTGTTTTGGTCCTTCGCGAGACTGGCCAGTACCCCCTCGCTTATTATACTGCTAAAACCAACGGCCTTGATGATCTTGCCTTGGAGATTCTCGATGAAGCCGGCTTGACCGAGGACGACCTGCCCCCTCCCCCTCAGAGTTCTGGTCACTCTTCCCTCGCTCCTCCTCCTATCGTATTCTCCCAATCCGACTCCAACTGGCCTCTCAAGGACCTTGGCGAGAGCTTCTTTGACCGAGCACTCGCTAACGGTGGTGTTGACGTTCTGCTCGGTGGTGAAGAGAGTGGAGAACAGTTGGACGCTTGGGCGGCGGATGTTCCTGTTGAGGAAGACGAAGTGGAGGATGAAGCTGctgatgaggatgaaggatggGATCTTGATGCCAACGTCGAAGTACCTGATGTCGAAGAAGAGTttgagggagaagaggttTTGGCCGAAGTGGATTTGAGTCAGGGTGTTGAGCCTGGTGCGAGCGAGGATGAGATTTGGCAAAATAACTCTGCGTTGGCCATTGACCATGCCGCGGCCGGTGCATTTGAATCTGCCATGCTT TTGCTCAATAAGCAAGTGGGTGTCGTCAATTTCGAACCCCTCAAGCCTTTATTCCTCCAAGCCTATCAACACTCTCACGTCTACGTTCCTGCCAATGcctctctccctcctcttcgaCTCAACGTTCGCCGAAATCCAGAAACCGCTGAACTACGCGACGCCCTGCCTGCCGTTCCTCTCAACTACAACGAGTTGAAAGCAACCGAGGTGGCCGATGCCAACAAGTACTTTGCCCGGGGTAAATTTGTTGAGGCACTTGCGACGTTTAAGAGTGTATTATCAAAACTCTTGTTGGTAGTTGTTGAATCTGAGGAAGATGCCGAGGAG ATCAAGGAACTTGTCACCTCTTGTCGAGAATACGTCATTGGTCTTACTATGGAAGTTGAACGACGACGTATTGCTGTGCAAGATCCCGAAAACGTCGTTCGAAACCTTGAGCTCGCCGCTTACTTTACTCACTGCGAACTTGCTACTCAACATACCCAACTGGCATTGCGAAGTGCGATGAAGGTATTCTCTGATGCGGGTAACACTGCCACTGCTGCCGTGTTTGCTAGGAGGTTGATCGAGACCCAGCCTAGTCAGGCTGTCCTTACTCAA GCCCGTGCTGTTGTCTCCCGAGGCCAACGTAACCCACGTGACGTTCACGAAATCGCCTACGACCAAAATACACCATTCAATATTTGCGCTGCTACCCACAGCCCCATTTACGAGGGCTCATCATATGAGGAAAGCGCGTACTCTGGCGCCAAGTACTTGCCAGAGTACAAGGGTACAGTCTGCCTGGTTGATGGATTGAGCCAAGTCGGGTTGGCTGGAAGTGGGTTGAGAAACACGGTTTGA
- a CDS encoding Hypothetical Protein (Similar to TIGR gene model, INSD accession AAW44433.1), with the protein MQPEEDSPETKRKASKVERGREACTECRRHKIRCNPRPDDPNHLYPCSRCERMSLTCEFQKHNRGRKRKHPVPLLNGGLIDQGSNGEGSSRGECILPRERTPPQSLPHSFGDPRFPFISTEPAELARPRKQSGWRENDHGEYHGHGHQMSLRHMLGEESDEDGSVDEEGPDELLEEEADVESSRKKLRVAAQKGPELVDDPIRAGFVTEEEGRALFHLYLTHMNTSLPMLDPSFHTHSYVRETSPFLYTAILCIMSRYLSSVSPSRQTVSPESAQSVHQQILVLARDHLTWSFAEAIADINTVRAIVILSLHKEPDDDKAGYYVSRAILMGKELNLGRIPPKSESDRMTEKELQCVRLRQRVWLCLFFVNSIFNMQFRQPMLILQNDPLVATAHHWLKRSRPETLLRDSQLVCSTELRRKYLHYRDLLVGSGPGEPAYRSALSLSLLTRTMNQDWDVTSEAWIRDIIDVGGTSSHVNKPRIWTSALRLNLNLLIVNQTLRLPPEDQLDLGAPSSIPAFHHCLNAATTVLVRFEGLDRQQLTFASDTFLHFALYAATLLSTLCRGQHPYKFETVEIEHCRRLIRKTADALEGASAYPHDSPALHAYYLRRLNQYLPRPPSQDPGSASSFTSGSSMLKPTNGQTVIDPMLQNMSSGTTSLNTALTNALGNELDFLMADFPWMEGSGVQWVNEGAAGQEEQPQQMHFLHPQASGLSYGTR; encoded by the exons ATGCAGCCTGAAGAAGACAGCCCAGAAACAAAGCGCAAAGCTTCCAAGGTTGAAAGAGGCAGAGAAGCCTGTACAGAGTGTCGCCGCCACAAG ATCCGATGCAACCCACGACCGGACGATCCCAATCATCTCTATCCATGCTCAAGATGTGAGCGTATGAGTCTGACTTGTGAATTTCAGAAGCATAATCGTGGGAGAAAACGCAAGCATCC GGTGCCATTGTTGAATGGCGGTTTGATAGATCAAGGATCGAATGGAGAAGGATCATCCAGAGGAGAATGCATATTGCCAAGAGAACGGACACCACCTCAGAGTTTACCGCATTCCTTTGGCGACCCCCGATTCCCTTTTATATCGACTGAGCCGGCTGAGCTGGCCCGCCCCAGAAAACAATCAGGGTGGCGTGAGAATGACCATGGAGAGTATCATGGACATGGCCATCAAATGTCTTTACGGCATATGCTCGGTGAGGAGTCGGATGAGGATGGTTCtgtggatgaagagggACCAGACGAGCtgttggaagaagaggcagaTGTCGAAAGCTCTAGAAAAAAGTTAAGAGTTGCTGCTCAAAAAGGGCCAGAACTTGTGGATGATCCTATAAGAGCTGGATTTGTGacagaggaggaggggagagCTTTGTTTCATCT GTATTTGACGCATATGAACACCTCCCTTCCCATGCTAGACCCTAGCTTTCATACCCACAGCTATGTCAGAGAGACGTCCCCTTTCTTGTATACTGCGATTC TCTGCATCATGTCTCGCTACCTTTCCTCAGTATCCCCCAGCCGCCAAACAGTGTCTCCAGAATCAGCTCAATCAGTGCACCAACAAATACTTGTTCTTGCTAGAGACCATCTGACTTGGTCATTCGCGGAGGCTATCGCAGATATCAATACTGTGCGAGCGATAGTCATCCTGTCTCTTCATAAAGAGCCAGATGATGATAAAGCCGGGTATTATGTCAGCAGG GCTATTTTGATGGGTAAAGAGCTCAATTTGGGTAGAATCCCACCCAAGTCTGAAAGTGATCGGATGACCGAGAAAGAATTGCAATGTGTTAGATTAAGACAACGAGTTTGGTTGTGTTTGTTCTTTGTCAACTCCATCTTCAACATGCAGTTCCGACAGCCGATGTTGATACTGCAAAATGATCCTCTCGTGGCTACGGC CCATCACTGGCTTAAACGAAGCCGCCCTGAAACTCTTCTTCGAGACTCCCAGTTAGTCTGTTCGACAGAATTGCGACGCAAATACTTGCATTATCGTGATTTGCTAGTCGGGTCAGGGCCTGGTGAACCGGCATATAGAAGTGCTCTATCATTGTCGCTTTTGACAAGGACAATGAATCAAGATTGGGATGTCACTTCTGAAGCCTGGATTAGGGATATCATTGATG TCGGCGGAACATCGAGCCACGTTAACAAGCCTCGTATATGGACGTCTGCTTTACGTCTCAACCTCAACCTCCTCATCGTGAATCAGACGCTCCGACTGCCACCTGAAGATCAGCTAGACCTCGGTGCACCTAGCTCGATACCCGCTTTCCACCATTGTTTGAACGCTGCTACCACAGTCTTGGTACGGTTTGAGGGGCTTGATAGGCAACAATTGACGTTTGCGTCGGATACGTTTCTGCATTTTGCTTTGTATGCGGCTACACTTTTGTCGACT CTGTGTCGTGGCCAACACCCTTATAAATTTGAAACCGTCGAAATCGAACACTGTCGCCGCCTTATACGTAAAACTGCCGATGCCCTTGAAGGAGCTTCGGCCTATCCCCATGACTCCCCCGCTCTTCACGCATACTACCTTCGACGGCTCAACCAATACCTCCCTCGACCTCCCTCGCAGGATCCCGGATCGGCTTCGTCCTTCACGTCGGGCAGCAGTATGCTCAAGCCAACCAATGGGCAGACAGTCATTGATCCAATGTTGCAAAACATGAGTTCGGGCACAACGTCACTTAATACAGCATTGACCAACGCTTTGGGGAATGAGCTCGATTTCTTGATGGCTGACTTTCCATGGATGGAGGGTTCAGGAGTACAGTGGGTGAATGAAGGGGCGGCTGGTCAGGAAGAGCAGCCTCAGCAAATGCATTTTCTGCATCCACAAGCCTCGGGATTGTCGTATGGGACGAGATAA